The nucleotide sequence AGCGCGCTGCCTCGGGTGACGCGCCCCTGTTTGCAGCCAAGCTGGCAGCAGATCTCCTGGGACCGGAGGAACTGGAAGTCAAGTTGGCAGAAATGCAGCAGCAACTTCCAGATGCCTATTATCTGGAATTCTATCGGGGACGCAACTTCTACGATCAGGGCATGGTGGAGCCTGCCCTGAATCATTTTCAGCAGGCCCTGGCCATGCAGCCCAATACAGAGGATCAACCCTATATCTATTCCTATCTCGGCAGCTGCCTCCGCGATCTGGGGCGATTTGAGGAGGCCGTACCTGTGCTGGAAGAAGGGCTGGCCTGTGATGAGGAACGCCCGGATATCCATAATATCCTCGGGGTGTGCCATTTCAAGGCAGATCGTTTTGCAGAGGCTGTCCGCCATTTTCAACGGGCTGTAGAGCTTAACCCGGTCTCGGCTATTGATTACGCCAATCTGGCCCTGAACCAGCAGCGACTGGGTCGCAACCAGGAGGCGATCACCAATTATCAGATCGCCCTGGGACAAGATCCCGGCATCGCCTTTGCCGCAGAAAATCTGGCCCTGCTGCTGGCAGCAGATGAACATACCGACCAATAAGGAAAGAGGGCATGAAAGAACTGATCGCGTTCGAGATGGATGGGCAGCCAGTCTATGTAGAGGCCGAGGTCTCTGAAAAAGAAAAGATGCAGCGAGTCAGCCGGAGCGGCAAGACAGAGCCGGTACAGGCGGAATCCCGCTTTACTGAAGCCGTGGAGCGGATCAAACCGGCGGCTGAGGTGGTGCTCAAGGCCTTTCGGGAGATGAATACCCCAGATGAGATTGGCTTGGAGTTTGGGCTCAAGTTCAATGCCAAGGCTGGGGTGGTCTTTGCCTCCACAGATAGCGAGGCCACCTTCAAGGTTACGTTGAAGTGGAATAACCCGAAGTCATAAGCGCAGAGCAAGCCCGATGCCCTCCCCTTCTCTGGATACCGCCCTTGTCCGCATCCTGATCGATGACCAGGAGCCCCGCCGCCCCGAGGGCGCGGGCTTTCTGGTCACGCCGACGCATATCCTCACCTGCGCCCATGTGGTCAATGCGGCCCTGCGTCGCAATGAACAGGCAGCTGACCCGCCTGCTG is from Candidatus Electrothrix sp. GW3-4 and encodes:
- a CDS encoding CU044_2847 family protein, whose product is MKELIAFEMDGQPVYVEAEVSEKEKMQRVSRSGKTEPVQAESRFTEAVERIKPAAEVVLKAFREMNTPDEIGLEFGLKFNAKAGVVFASTDSEATFKVTLKWNNPKS